Proteins encoded within one genomic window of Siniperca chuatsi isolate FFG_IHB_CAS linkage group LG4, ASM2008510v1, whole genome shotgun sequence:
- the LOC122874925 gene encoding transmembrane emp24 domain-containing protein 6-like — MFGKLFFLLLHHCEMIWSRVVPSFSPSAGRAVISLYHSDSICEGSSLFPLMELMISDLSTLPHRLDLHLSFREEVSVCSDMLFRIPCLFLAFVLWGPGRGGPLTNLHPNMTDQELIWGADQYDFSVVLPAAGMECFWHFAHRGERFYLSFMVQWVTGVGHDRHLSVSVNTPSGLLVSTVDDAKGQVNFEAEETGFYQMCFSNFHNRFGTMQVFLSFGVYYDSFQDPAKRKEEEKKKKEEVRKDLNDTLSVIEDASHKVENYVFHMFRYYSFGRMRKSADYFLLLSNSRYITWWSTALSLLIVTSGYLQLLFLKRLFITKTSAEDEKPRC, encoded by the exons ATGTTTGGGAAGTTATTTTTCTTGCTTCTTCATCATTGTGAAATGATTTGGTCCCGTGTGGTTCCCTCGTTCAGTCCCTCTGCAGGGCGAGCAGTTATTTCTCTCTATCACAGTGACTCCATCTGTGAAGGCAGCTCACTTTTCCCACTGATGGAGTTAATGATCTCTGATCTCTCCACACTGCCACACAGACTCGACCTACACCTTTCATTCAGAGAAGAGGTCTCCGTTTGTTCAGACATGTTGTTTAGGATTCCCTGCTTATTTCTTGCCTTTGTGCTTTGGGGTCCGGGTCGCGGCGGGCCCCTGACAAACCTCCACCCCAACATGACGGACCAGGAGCTGATCTGGGGCGCCGACCAGTACGACTTCTCTGTGGTGCTTCCTGCTGCAGGGATGGAGTGTTTCTGGCACTTCGCCCACCGTGGAGAGAGATTCTACCTGAGCTTCATG gtCCAGTGGGTGACGGGAGTCGGCCATGACAGACACCTGTCCGTCAGCGTCAACACTCCCAGCGGTCTGTTAGTGTCGACTGTTGATGACGCGAAGGGTCAGGTCAACTTTGAGGCAGAGGAAACGG GTTTCTATCAGATGTGTTTCAGCAACTTCCACAACCGCTTCGGCACCATGCAGGTCTTCCTCAGCTTCGGCGTTTACTACGACAGCTTCCAAGACCCCGCCAAGCgcaaggaggaagagaagaagaagaaagaggaagtcAGGAAAGACCTGAACGACACACTGAGCGTCATagag GATGCGAGTCACAAAGTGGAGAACTACGTCTTCCACATGTTTCGCTACTACAGCTTCGGCCGCATGAGGAAGAGCGCCGACTACTTCCTGCTGCTGTCCAACTCGCGGTACATCACCTGGTGGTCGACGGCCCTCAGCCTCCTCATCGTCACGTCCGGCTACCTGCAGCTCCTCTTCCTCAAAAGACTCTTCATCACCAAGACCTCCGCCGAGGACGAGAAGCCCCGCTGCTGA
- the LOC122875460 gene encoding E3 ubiquitin-protein ligase TRIM21-like, whose product MSAASCLLTEDQFLCSICLDVFTDPVSTPCGHNFCKTCITEHWNTNVPCQCPNCKEVFNTRPELRVNIFISEMAAQFRQSAQQKASSSSSEQHVAKPGDVPCDVCTGTKLKALKSCLVCLASYCETHLEPHLTASRLKRHQLIDPVENLEGRMCTKHDKLLELFCKTDQTCVCLLCTFSDHKTHDVVPLKEEYEDKKAELGKTEAETQQLIQKRRLKIQEIKRSVQLSKEDADREIAGGVQVFTALKESVERSQAELIDTIREKQRKTEKQAKGFIQELEQEISELKKRSSELEQLSRSEDHLHLLQSLPSLNAAPPTKDWTEVSVRPPSYEGTVVRAVNQLEEMLSKQMKKLFEAKLKRVQQYAVAVTLDPDTAHRKLILSDDGKQVKHGDVKKNLPDNPERFDTCAIVLAKQSFSLGRFYYEVQVKGKTDWDLGVARQSVNRKGQITLNPQNGYWTIYLSNENEYKAAAGPPVSVSLKSQPETVGVFVDYEEGLVSFYDVDAAALIYSFTGCCFTEKLYPYFCPCPNHGGKNSAPLIIAPVSHSE is encoded by the coding sequence ATGTCTGCTGCAAGCTGTCTGCTGACTGAAGATCAGTTTCTGTGCTCCATCTGTCTGGATGTGTTCACTGATCCAGTCAGCACACCATGTGGACACAACTTCTGTAAAACCTGCATCACTGAACACTGGAATACTAATGTCCCGTGTCAGTGTCCCAACTGTAAAGAGGTTTTCAACACACGACCTGAGCTGCGGGTCAATATCTTCATCTCTGAGATGGCTGCTCAGTTCAGACAGTCAGCTCAACAgaaagccagcagcagcagctcagagcaaCACGTTGCCAAACCAGGAGACGTTCCCTGTGACGTCTGCACTGGAACCAAACTGAAGGCCCTGaagtcctgcctggtgtgtctggCCTCCTACTGTGAGACTCACCTGGAGCCTCATCTGACAGCTTCACGTCTGAAAAGACATCAGCTGATCGACCCCGTGGAGAACCTGGAAGGCAGGATGTGTACGAAGCACGATAAACTGCTGGAGCTGTTCTGTAAGACCGACCAGACGTGTGTCTGCTTGCTCTGCACTTTTTCagaccacaagacacacgatGTTGTTCCTCTGAAAGAAGAATATGAAGATAAGAAGGCCGAGCTGGGGAAGACAGAGGCTGAAACTCAGCAGCTGATCCAGAAGAGACGACTGAAGATTCAGGAGATCAAACGCTCAGTGCAGCTCAGTAaggaagatgcagacagagagatagcagGTGGTGTTCAGGTCTTCACCGCTCTGAAGGAGTCTGTTGAGAGAAGCCAGGCCGAGCTCATCGACACgatcagagagaagcagagaaagacagagaaacaggctAAAGGCTTCATCCAAGAGCTGGAACAGGAAATCTCTGAGCTGAAGAAGAGAAGCTctgagctggagcagctctcacgctctgaagaccacctccacctcctccaaagCCTCCCGTCCCTGAACGCTGCTCCACCCACCAAGGACTGGACAGAAGTCAGCGTCCGTCCACCTTCATATGAGGGGACTGTGGTGAGAGCTGTGAATCAGCTGGAGGAGATGCTCagtaaacagatgaagaagctgTTTGAGGCCAAGCTGAAGAGGGTCCAGCAGTACGCAGTGGCTGTGACACTCGATCCTGATACAGCACATCGCAAACTCATCCTGTCTGATGATGGAAAACAAGTTAAACACGGTGATGTAAAGAAGAATCTCCCAGACAACCCAGAGAGATTTGATACTTGTGCTATTGTCTTAGCAAAGCAGAGTTTCTCTTTAGGAAGATTTTATTACGAGGTTCAGGTTAAAGGGAAGACTGACTGGGATTTAGGAGTGGCCAGACAGTCGGTCAACAGGAAGGGACAAATTACACTGAATCCTCAGAATGGTTACTGGACGATATATTTGAGTAATGAAAATGAGTACAAAGCTGCTGCTGGCCCTccagtctctgtctctctgaagTCTCAGCCTGAGACGGTGGGGGTGTTTGTGGATTATGAGGAGGGTCTGGTCTCCTTTTATGACGTTGATGCTGCAGCTCTGATCTACTCCTTTACTGgctgctgcttcactgagaaactctaCCCATACTTCTGTCCCTGTCCTAATCATGGTGGTAAAAACTCTGCCCCTCTGATCATCGCTCCTGTCAGTCACTCTGAGTAG
- the LOC122874902 gene encoding transmembrane emp24 domain-containing protein 6-like, protein MLFSTLLVVLSSQCVWARKSEPFLEADAGLFRGSDKYDFAIEVPAVGMECFWHFAHQSGSFYLTYMVQWVTGMANNHRLFVTVNSPQGVLMASKNEAVGQLNFQTEVTGFYRMCLGNHNNQFGGIRVFLNFGVIYEGFEESEREIEEGEKVLNSTLASIEESVQKLQNQIFHMWRHYNFARMRKGKDHYLLLSNLNYVTWWSATQSFVIFLSGYLQLLVLKRLFHTDSSRPRC, encoded by the exons ATGCTGTTCAGCACTCTGCTCGTAGTGTTGAGCTCTCAGTGCGTCTGGGCCAGAAAGTCTGAACCTTTCCTCGAGGCGGACGCAGGTTTGTTCAGGGGATCAGACAAATATGATTTTGCCATCGAGGTTCCTGCTGTAGGGATGGAGTGTTTCTGGCACTTTGCCCACCAGAGTGGAAGCTTCTACCTGACGTACATG GTACAGTGGGTAACAGGGATGGCCAATAATCATCGGCTGTTTGTGACAGTCAACTCACCACAGGGCGTTCTCATGGCTTCGAAGAACGAGGCTGTCGGTCAATTGAACTTCCAGACTGAGGTGACAG GTTTTTACCGGATGTGTCTTGGGAACCACAACAACCAGTTCGGAGGCATCAGGGTCTTTCTGAACTTTGGCGTCATCTACGAAGGCTTTgaggagtcagagagagagattgaggagggagagaaagtccTCAACAGCACTTTGGCCAGTATTGAG GAGAGTGTACAGAAGCTCCAGAATCAGATCTTCCACATGTGGCGTCATTACAACTTTGCCCGCATGAGGAAAGGGAAAGatcactacctcctcctgtccaacCTCAACTACGTCACCTGGTGGTCGGCGACCCAAAGCTTCGTCATCTTCCTGTCTGGATATCTGCAGCTCCTCGTCCTCAAAAGACTCTTCCACACAGACTCCAGCAGGCCGCGATGCTGA
- the LOC122875463 gene encoding palmitoyltransferase ZDHHC7-like isoform X1 has product MSSGHRLRDVEQQRPLLDGEEVVERSSRSEAKRLWFIQDCCGMVCAFITWFLVFFADFVVTFVMLLPSRSFWYAVVNGVVFNSLAVLALASHLRTMLTDPGAVPKGNATKKYMDSLQLKPGEVIYKCPKCCSIKPERAHHCSICKRCIRKMDHHCPWVNNCVGEKNQRFFVLFTMLKHRQSEEVWYVFFCPQMYIAMISSHALALSGYQFITCIRVQWRECSDFSPPVTMMLMIFLCMEALLFLTFTAIMFSTQLHSICNDETEIERLKNEKPTWERQTRWAGLRSVFGGQPSLLWISPFAGLKLPTLLPRRTWKGGAEFSV; this is encoded by the exons ATGTCCTCAGGCCACAGGCTGAGAGATGTGGAgcagcagcgccccctgctggacggggaggaggtggtggagaggAGTTCTCGCAGCGAGGCTAAGCGACTCTGGTTCATCCAGGACTGCTGTGGCATGGTGTGTGCCTTCATCACCTGGTTCCTGGTCTTCTTCGCTGACTTTGTGGTCACCTTCGTCATGCTGCTGCCCTCCAGGAGCTTCTGGTACGCGGTGGTCAACGGGGTGGTCTTCAACAGCCTGGCTGTGCTGGCGCTGGCCTCCCACCTCCGCACCATGCTGACCGACCCG GGAGCCGTTCCTAAAGGAAACGCCACTAAAAAGTACATGGACAGTCTGCAGCTGAAGCCGGGCGAGGTCATCTACAAATGTCCAAAATGCTGCAGCATCAAACCGGAGAGGGCTCATCACTGCAG tatCTGTAAGCGCTGCATCCGCAAGATGGACCACCACTGTCCCTGGGTCAACAACTGTGTCGGGGAGAAAAACCAGCGCTTCTTCGTCCTCTTCACT ATGTTAAAACACCGACAGAGTGAAGAGGTCTGGTACGTTTTCTTCTGTCCACAGATGTACATCGCTATGATCTCCAGTCACGCTCTGGCTCTCAGCGGATACCAGTTCATCACCTGCATCAGAGTCCAGTGGAGAG AGTGCAGTGATTTCTCCCCTCCGGTGACGATGATGCTCATGATCTTCCTCTGCATGGAggccctcctcttcctcaccttcACAGCTATTATGTTCAGCACTCAGCTCCACTCCATCTGCAACGATGAGACG GAGATCGAGCGTCTGAAGAACGAGAAGCCGACGTGGGAGCGTCAGACTCGCTGGGCGGGGCTGAGGTCGGTGTTTGGAGGTCAGCCGTCGCTGCTGTGGATCAGCCCCTTCGCTGGACTCAAACTGCCGACCCTCCTCCCCAGGCGCACCTGGAAGGGCGGGGCGGAGTTCTCCGTCTGA
- the LOC122875463 gene encoding palmitoyltransferase ZDHHC7-like isoform X2 yields MSSGHRLRDVEQQRPLLDGEEVVERSSRSEAKRLWFIQDCCGMVCAFITWFLVFFADFVVTFVMLLPSRSFWYAVVNGVVFNSLAVLALASHLRTMLTDPGAVPKGNATKKYMDSLQLKPGEVIYKCPKCCSIKPERAHHCSICKRCIRKMDHHCPWVNNCVGEKNQRFFVLFTMYIAMISSHALALSGYQFITCIRVQWRECSDFSPPVTMMLMIFLCMEALLFLTFTAIMFSTQLHSICNDETEIERLKNEKPTWERQTRWAGLRSVFGGQPSLLWISPFAGLKLPTLLPRRTWKGGAEFSV; encoded by the exons ATGTCCTCAGGCCACAGGCTGAGAGATGTGGAgcagcagcgccccctgctggacggggaggaggtggtggagaggAGTTCTCGCAGCGAGGCTAAGCGACTCTGGTTCATCCAGGACTGCTGTGGCATGGTGTGTGCCTTCATCACCTGGTTCCTGGTCTTCTTCGCTGACTTTGTGGTCACCTTCGTCATGCTGCTGCCCTCCAGGAGCTTCTGGTACGCGGTGGTCAACGGGGTGGTCTTCAACAGCCTGGCTGTGCTGGCGCTGGCCTCCCACCTCCGCACCATGCTGACCGACCCG GGAGCCGTTCCTAAAGGAAACGCCACTAAAAAGTACATGGACAGTCTGCAGCTGAAGCCGGGCGAGGTCATCTACAAATGTCCAAAATGCTGCAGCATCAAACCGGAGAGGGCTCATCACTGCAG tatCTGTAAGCGCTGCATCCGCAAGATGGACCACCACTGTCCCTGGGTCAACAACTGTGTCGGGGAGAAAAACCAGCGCTTCTTCGTCCTCTTCACT ATGTACATCGCTATGATCTCCAGTCACGCTCTGGCTCTCAGCGGATACCAGTTCATCACCTGCATCAGAGTCCAGTGGAGAG AGTGCAGTGATTTCTCCCCTCCGGTGACGATGATGCTCATGATCTTCCTCTGCATGGAggccctcctcttcctcaccttcACAGCTATTATGTTCAGCACTCAGCTCCACTCCATCTGCAACGATGAGACG GAGATCGAGCGTCTGAAGAACGAGAAGCCGACGTGGGAGCGTCAGACTCGCTGGGCGGGGCTGAGGTCGGTGTTTGGAGGTCAGCCGTCGCTGCTGTGGATCAGCCCCTTCGCTGGACTCAAACTGCCGACCCTCCTCCCCAGGCGCACCTGGAAGGGCGGGGCGGAGTTCTCCGTCTGA